In Rariglobus hedericola, the following proteins share a genomic window:
- the cls gene encoding cardiolipin synthase → MSIALSVLYFLSLLTIPHLLFRKKHPSATLAWLWGILLFPFLGALLYLAIGTDRLKRKRLHRRASFTSSRPHRKNTDWANPSLSPGDAALVSQIARLNQIPVTQVDDTRLLPDADKFYDALLIRIAEARHHIHIQFYIWRKDATGDIFIKALVAAAQRGVKVRVLLDEVGCFFVPASYFKPIVDSGGEFSWFLTISPRRQRYLLNLRNHRKLQVIDGAIAFVGGMNIGREYQGLDPSVGGWRDMQIELTGPAACVLQESFADDWYFATKRHIEDECYYPKSFQAGPFTTLVVAGGPDSIHSPVQKSLLAMLNHTQKRIWLTSGYFVPNSVTLTAMQLCAARGVDVRLLISGKSDHPILLHIGRSYYEELLESGVRLFEYNAAIHHCKAGVIDDDWLLVGSANLDNRSMHLNFELNVLIHMPERTAELAAILKKDYDSAVEIKLDKFRNRPLRQKWIEAIVRPFGPVL, encoded by the coding sequence ATGTCCATCGCGCTTTCCGTCCTCTATTTTCTTTCGCTTCTCACGATTCCCCACCTGTTGTTTCGCAAGAAACACCCGTCCGCGACGCTCGCGTGGCTGTGGGGAATTTTACTTTTTCCGTTTCTCGGCGCCCTGCTCTACCTCGCGATCGGCACCGACCGGCTAAAGCGCAAGCGGCTCCATCGTCGCGCCTCGTTCACCAGTTCGCGGCCCCACCGCAAGAACACCGATTGGGCCAACCCTTCCCTCAGTCCCGGCGACGCCGCACTCGTTTCCCAAATCGCGCGCCTCAACCAGATCCCGGTTACCCAGGTTGATGACACACGCCTGCTGCCCGACGCGGATAAATTTTATGACGCCTTGCTCATTCGCATCGCCGAGGCACGTCATCACATCCACATCCAGTTCTACATCTGGCGAAAGGATGCCACGGGAGATATTTTCATCAAAGCCCTCGTCGCGGCCGCGCAGCGTGGCGTGAAAGTCCGCGTATTGCTCGACGAGGTCGGTTGTTTTTTCGTCCCCGCATCCTACTTCAAACCCATCGTCGATTCCGGCGGAGAATTCTCCTGGTTTCTCACCATCAGCCCGCGTCGTCAGCGTTACCTGCTCAACCTGCGTAATCATCGCAAACTTCAGGTCATCGACGGAGCCATCGCGTTTGTCGGCGGCATGAACATCGGTCGTGAATACCAAGGCCTCGACCCGTCCGTCGGTGGCTGGCGCGATATGCAAATCGAGCTTACCGGGCCCGCCGCGTGCGTGCTGCAGGAGTCGTTTGCTGACGATTGGTATTTCGCAACCAAGCGCCATATCGAGGACGAATGCTATTACCCAAAGTCTTTCCAGGCTGGTCCCTTCACCACACTCGTGGTGGCGGGTGGGCCCGACTCGATTCATTCGCCGGTGCAGAAATCGCTTCTCGCGATGCTCAACCACACGCAAAAAAGAATCTGGCTCACCAGTGGCTACTTTGTGCCGAACAGCGTCACGCTGACCGCCATGCAACTCTGCGCCGCCCGAGGCGTCGACGTGCGCCTGCTCATTTCGGGGAAAAGCGATCATCCGATCCTGCTCCACATCGGACGCTCGTATTATGAAGAGCTCCTCGAATCAGGCGTGCGTCTCTTCGAATACAATGCCGCCATCCATCACTGCAAAGCCGGCGTCATCGATGACGACTGGCTCCTCGTCGGTTCTGCGAACCTGGACAACCGCTCGATGCATTTAAACTTCGAGTTGAACGTGCTGATTCACATGCCCGAACGCACTGCGGAACTGGCCGCCATTCTCAAAAAGGACTATGACTCCGCCGTGGAGATCAAGCTGGATAAATTCCGCAATCGCCCGCTCCGTCAAAAATGGATCGAGGCCATTGTCCGTCCGTTCGGCCCTGTGCTTTAA
- a CDS encoding DUF4142 domain-containing protein has translation MKTSARLPLLITAALFAFSLPASSAGAQETNSAKSDKSADAFSRRDRRFIGNILKIHHTETVIAQLVAERATTKEIKALARQLVADLGEATRETRALAEKKHMPLPDVRSEAGDLKTWNEKKPETLDADYLRRVEKALDSLVDLYEDAAQKSDNPEIAAFAQKLLPSAREQHQRASQIVPVEVVIPAEGK, from the coding sequence ATGAAAACCAGTGCCCGCCTGCCTCTCCTGATTACCGCCGCCCTTTTTGCATTCTCGCTGCCCGCCAGCTCTGCAGGGGCGCAGGAAACGAACAGCGCAAAATCCGACAAATCCGCCGATGCTTTCTCGCGCCGTGATCGCCGGTTCATCGGAAATATCCTGAAAATCCATCACACCGAAACCGTGATCGCGCAGCTGGTCGCGGAGCGCGCCACGACCAAGGAGATCAAGGCACTCGCCCGCCAGCTGGTGGCAGATCTTGGGGAGGCCACACGTGAGACCCGCGCTCTGGCCGAGAAAAAACACATGCCGCTGCCCGATGTGCGCAGCGAAGCCGGCGATCTAAAAACCTGGAACGAAAAAAAGCCCGAAACTCTGGATGCCGACTACCTCCGGCGCGTGGAAAAAGCGCTCGATTCCCTCGTCGATCTCTATGAGGACGCCGCACAAAAATCAGACAACCCCGAGATTGCCGCCTTCGCTCAAAAGCTCCTGCCCTCCGCCCGCGAGCAGCACCAACGCGCCAGCCAGATCGTGCCCGTTGAAGTGGTCATTCCCGCAGAAGGGAAATAA
- a CDS encoding DUF2934 domain-containing protein, whose amino-acid sequence MKNDISASASHEDISQRARELWSNYGQPEGRDNEIWLEAERQLLGVDPLIEGNGKIAVSARDFDESTGQGKLPSRTTKKAAVAKAAPARGKR is encoded by the coding sequence ATGAAAAACGATATTTCCGCATCAGCTTCCCATGAAGATATCTCGCAACGCGCCCGCGAGCTGTGGTCGAACTACGGCCAGCCCGAGGGTCGCGACAATGAGATCTGGCTCGAAGCCGAACGCCAGTTGTTGGGCGTCGATCCATTGATCGAAGGCAATGGAAAGATTGCGGTGTCCGCCCGCGATTTCGACGAGAGCACCGGTCAGGGCAAGCTCCCCAGCCGCACCACCAAAAAAGCTGCGGTCGCGAAAGCCGCTCCCGCACGCGGCAAACGCTGA
- a CDS encoding SDR family oxidoreductase: MNTPTLTLHGKTALVTGAGSGIGKATALMLAEAGACVGVLTHNAREARSTAREITAAGHQAIPLVADVSDEKSMKAVFASLKKSWGQLDIVMANAGINGLWAPIEEIKTSDWDETLGVNLRGTFLTVKLAVPLMKKKGGSIIVVSSVNGTRMFSNTGASAYATSKAGQVAFARMIALELAKHSIRVNTICPGAIETNIGDNTNARHLRRIREPVRFPKGQVPLTQGKPGHASQVAQLALFLASDHSSHITGTEVFIDGAQSLLQG; encoded by the coding sequence ATGAACACGCCCACCCTCACCCTGCATGGGAAAACCGCCCTCGTCACCGGTGCTGGCTCTGGCATTGGCAAAGCCACCGCCCTGATGCTCGCCGAGGCCGGCGCATGTGTCGGCGTGCTGACCCACAATGCCCGCGAAGCACGCAGCACCGCTCGTGAGATCACCGCTGCGGGTCATCAGGCCATCCCGTTGGTCGCTGATGTATCCGATGAGAAAAGCATGAAGGCGGTCTTTGCCTCGCTCAAAAAAAGCTGGGGCCAACTCGACATCGTCATGGCCAACGCCGGCATCAACGGTCTTTGGGCCCCCATTGAGGAAATCAAAACCAGTGACTGGGACGAAACCCTCGGCGTGAACCTGCGCGGCACGTTCCTCACCGTAAAACTCGCCGTCCCATTGATGAAGAAAAAGGGCGGTTCCATCATCGTTGTTTCCTCCGTCAACGGCACGCGCATGTTCAGCAACACCGGCGCCAGCGCCTACGCCACGTCGAAAGCCGGCCAGGTTGCCTTCGCCCGCATGATCGCCCTCGAGCTCGCGAAACATTCGATCCGCGTAAACACCATCTGCCCCGGAGCCATCGAGACGAACATCGGCGACAACACGAATGCCAGGCACCTCCGCCGCATTCGCGAGCCGGTTCGCTTCCCCAAAGGTCAGGTTCCACTCACGCAGGGTAAACCCGGCCACGCCTCCCAAGTGGCCCAGCTCGCCTTGTTCCTCGCGTCCGATCACTCATCGCACATCACCGGAACCGAGGTGTTCATCGACGGAGCTCAATCGCTGCTGCAGGGCTGA
- a CDS encoding DUF748 domain-containing protein, giving the protein MTLVPHLHRLRSWFLLRPRFWLWIGIIAALLLAVRIALPFVIRDAINKRLAVVEGYSGKVDDIDLQLFRGAYRIDGVSISKRENDRLEPFFAAELVDFSISWGELFHGRLVSDIFLVAPRLQLTKSTTPVDAGEEGRRWQDVIADIFPIEITQLEITRGELSFVDSTSTPRVDISIRDLHVITTGLRNAPTVETGPHPAVLSAEGITIGDGRFKLFAQGDPLADQPTFKLKLDLQDVNLVALNDFLEAYANVDVSAGVFQLYVEVDAAGGAFSGYVKPFIEHVEFKNISDENKGLWRRMWESIVSGVSSIVKNDDRDQVATRVPFSGNFEKTKVGVWSTIVHLVRHGFGQPIPEGRDDEPLPTWDEKQRQAAEAEKQSASDSSKGPKIYRP; this is encoded by the coding sequence ATGACACTCGTTCCACATCTCCACCGGCTGCGTTCCTGGTTTTTATTGCGGCCGCGTTTCTGGCTCTGGATCGGTATCATCGCCGCCCTTCTGCTGGCCGTCCGCATCGCCCTGCCCTTCGTGATTCGCGACGCGATCAACAAACGCCTCGCCGTGGTTGAAGGCTATTCAGGCAAAGTCGACGACATCGATCTGCAGCTCTTCCGCGGGGCCTACCGGATCGACGGCGTCTCAATTTCGAAACGCGAAAACGACCGCCTTGAACCGTTCTTCGCCGCGGAGCTGGTGGATTTTTCAATTTCGTGGGGCGAACTTTTCCACGGACGTCTCGTGAGCGACATCTTCCTCGTCGCTCCCCGACTGCAACTCACCAAGTCCACCACACCCGTCGATGCCGGTGAAGAAGGCCGGCGCTGGCAAGATGTCATTGCCGACATTTTCCCGATTGAAATCACCCAGCTCGAAATCACGCGCGGTGAACTTAGTTTCGTCGATTCCACCAGCACGCCCCGCGTCGATATTTCCATTCGCGACCTGCACGTGATCACCACCGGCCTGCGTAATGCGCCGACTGTGGAAACCGGCCCGCATCCCGCCGTGCTCAGCGCGGAAGGCATCACCATCGGCGACGGTCGTTTCAAGCTGTTCGCCCAAGGCGATCCCCTCGCCGATCAACCCACCTTCAAACTCAAACTCGATTTGCAGGATGTGAATCTCGTCGCCTTAAACGATTTTCTGGAGGCTTACGCCAACGTCGATGTCTCCGCCGGTGTGTTTCAACTTTACGTCGAGGTCGATGCCGCCGGCGGTGCGTTCTCCGGCTACGTGAAGCCTTTCATCGAGCACGTTGAGTTCAAGAACATCTCCGACGAAAACAAAGGCCTCTGGCGCCGCATGTGGGAAAGCATCGTAAGCGGAGTCTCTTCCATCGTAAAAAACGACGACCGCGACCAGGTTGCCACACGCGTGCCGTTCTCAGGCAACTTCGAGAAAACCAAAGTCGGCGTCTGGTCCACCATCGTTCACTTGGTGAGGCACGGTTTCGGCCAACCCATCCCGGAGGGTCGTGACGACGAACCGCTTCCCACTTGGGACGAGAAGCAGCGGCAAGCGGCGGAAGCCGAAAAGCAATCAGCCTCCGATTCCTCCAAGGGCCCCAAGATCTATCGCCCTTAA
- a CDS encoding outer membrane beta-barrel protein, with the protein MNKTKLILAGASLLFASTFVSAQTRTETVPVATYQPSEFGAVKGEWEFTLGGSGASNKDLDNSLGGVNFSLGHYLTDSLELSVRQSGNYSNGSGDAEFDGSTFGALDYHFGTGRLRPFVGVNFGAIYGENTSDTWAAGLEAGLKFYVLPKTFLFALVNYAWTFENADGAQDNFDDGAVLWNAGVGFNF; encoded by the coding sequence ATGAATAAGACTAAATTGATCCTCGCAGGCGCGTCCCTGCTCTTCGCCTCCACCTTCGTGTCGGCCCAGACCCGCACCGAGACCGTTCCCGTCGCGACCTACCAGCCATCTGAATTCGGCGCGGTCAAAGGTGAGTGGGAATTCACCCTCGGCGGCAGCGGCGCTTCCAACAAAGACTTGGACAACTCTCTCGGCGGCGTGAACTTTTCTCTCGGTCACTACCTGACCGACAGCCTTGAGCTCTCCGTGCGCCAGTCAGGCAACTACTCCAATGGTTCCGGCGATGCCGAATTCGATGGCTCCACCTTCGGCGCCCTCGATTACCACTTCGGCACTGGCCGTCTCCGTCCGTTCGTCGGCGTCAACTTCGGCGCCATCTACGGCGAAAATACCAGCGACACTTGGGCCGCCGGCCTCGAAGCCGGTCTCAAGTTCTACGTCCTCCCGAAGACCTTCCTCTTCGCCCTCGTGAACTACGCCTGGACCTTTGAAAACGCCGATGGCGCCCAGGACAACTTCGATGATGGTGCCGTCCTCTGGAACGCGGGCGTCGGTTTCAACTTCTAA
- a CDS encoding YihY/virulence factor BrkB family protein yields MKAKQPADPFFIRRFPLLLWRTVKVFFSDNVSRLGAALAFYTTVAIAPMLVLAIALAGFFFDSKDAARERVLMEIENLAGEQASTAIEAVQSPANNSAGRIATIISAGTLLFGAFGVFYHLQDALNTIWHVPPPKETSMWRTLRKRLFSIAMVLVTGFLLLVSLIASAFLSWLSANTVARLSLPPLALQLVNIVLSLGMVTILFAVIFRLLPDTRVRWRHVWLGSVFTAVLFTAGKTGLGFYLANASVASAYGAAGSLIVLLLWCYYAAQIIFFGAEFTRVTDLSDGGRDFSDLDRPVRRNLSL; encoded by the coding sequence ATGAAGGCGAAGCAGCCGGCCGATCCCTTCTTCATTCGTCGCTTCCCCCTGTTGCTGTGGCGGACGGTGAAGGTGTTCTTTTCGGACAATGTCAGCCGGCTCGGTGCCGCCCTCGCCTTCTACACCACCGTCGCCATAGCGCCCATGCTCGTTCTAGCGATTGCCCTCGCCGGCTTCTTCTTCGACAGCAAAGACGCGGCACGGGAACGCGTTCTCATGGAGATTGAAAACCTCGCAGGCGAACAGGCCAGCACGGCCATCGAAGCCGTGCAGAGTCCCGCCAACAACTCCGCCGGTCGCATCGCCACGATCATCAGCGCCGGCACCTTGTTGTTCGGTGCCTTCGGTGTGTTCTATCATCTGCAGGATGCGCTCAACACCATCTGGCATGTGCCACCCCCCAAGGAAACCAGCATGTGGCGGACGCTCCGAAAACGACTGTTCTCCATCGCGATGGTGCTCGTGACTGGTTTCTTGCTGCTGGTCTCGCTCATCGCCAGCGCATTCCTGAGCTGGCTCAGCGCCAACACCGTCGCACGACTCAGCCTGCCGCCACTCGCGCTTCAACTGGTGAACATCGTGCTCTCGCTCGGCATGGTCACCATTCTCTTTGCCGTGATCTTCCGGCTGCTGCCCGACACGCGCGTGCGCTGGCGGCACGTGTGGCTCGGCTCGGTCTTCACCGCCGTGCTGTTCACCGCAGGCAAGACCGGACTCGGATTCTATCTCGCCAATGCAAGTGTCGCCTCGGCCTATGGCGCCGCGGGTTCGCTGATCGTGCTGCTGTTGTGGTGCTATTATGCGGCACAGATTATTTTCTTCGGAGCAGAGTTCACCCGCGTCACCGATCTCAGCGATGGTGGTCGTGACTTTTCGGATCTCGACCGGCCGGTGCGGCGCAATCTGTCCCTGTAA
- a CDS encoding ABC1 kinase family protein: MKLSLSHFKRYKEIAFLLWKYGRSDLVKNMEFDEPYDPEKEGKKIGDVTPDQLADDLEAMGPTYIKIGQVLAGRPDLLPAPYLKALERLQDKITPFPYEEVEKIVANELGVRISKAFSRFDVTPLAAASLGQVHAAALRDGREVVVKIQRPGIRAQIAEDFEVLGEIASFLDNHTAAGKRYRFATVLEEFRIAIQQELNYENEAQNLITVGKNLKEFALITVPQPVIDYSTRSVLTMDYVQGQKITSISPLARIDIDGALMVEELFKAYLKQVLVDGIFHADPHPGNVFLTGDNRIALLDLGMVGHTGPGMQEHLLKLLIAVSEGKGEEAAETVIRMSEKLPTFDAPEFRRKISQLVAIRRDQGLEQIKVGQSLLDVSTNARDNGLFVPSELTLLGKTLLQLDEVGRILDPEFDPNASIRRNVTDMMTRRMKKDLTQGSAFSSLLELKDFTTQLPGRLNRIMDAVTNSEVEVKVKAVDAKLMLDGMQKIANRITTGLMLASLIIGAALMMRIETRFHLFGYPGIAIVCFLLAAAGAFWLLINIFLHDQSNKDTK, from the coding sequence ATGAAACTCTCCCTCAGCCATTTTAAACGTTACAAGGAAATCGCCTTTCTTCTCTGGAAATACGGGCGCTCGGACTTGGTCAAAAACATGGAGTTCGACGAGCCCTATGATCCCGAAAAAGAGGGCAAAAAAATCGGCGACGTCACCCCGGACCAACTCGCTGATGATCTCGAGGCCATGGGTCCGACCTACATTAAAATCGGTCAGGTGCTCGCCGGTCGTCCCGATCTCCTGCCCGCACCTTATTTGAAGGCCCTTGAGCGCCTTCAGGATAAAATCACGCCCTTCCCTTACGAAGAGGTCGAAAAAATCGTGGCGAACGAATTGGGTGTGCGCATCTCGAAGGCGTTTAGCCGCTTCGATGTCACGCCGCTGGCCGCCGCTTCCTTGGGCCAGGTGCATGCCGCCGCCCTGCGCGATGGACGCGAGGTTGTCGTGAAGATCCAACGTCCCGGCATCCGTGCGCAGATCGCCGAGGATTTTGAGGTTCTTGGCGAAATAGCCTCGTTCCTCGACAACCACACTGCCGCTGGCAAACGCTATCGTTTCGCCACCGTGCTCGAAGAGTTCCGCATCGCGATTCAGCAGGAGCTCAACTACGAAAACGAAGCTCAGAATCTAATCACGGTCGGAAAAAATCTGAAGGAGTTCGCGCTTATCACCGTGCCGCAGCCCGTGATAGATTACAGCACGCGCAGCGTCCTAACGATGGACTATGTGCAGGGGCAAAAAATCACTTCGATCAGCCCGCTGGCCCGCATCGATATTGATGGTGCCCTCATGGTGGAGGAACTGTTTAAAGCCTACCTGAAGCAGGTTCTCGTTGACGGTATTTTCCATGCCGACCCCCACCCGGGAAATGTCTTCCTGACCGGCGACAATCGCATCGCCTTGCTCGATCTCGGCATGGTCGGCCACACCGGACCGGGCATGCAGGAACACCTGCTCAAACTCCTGATCGCGGTCAGTGAGGGCAAGGGCGAGGAGGCCGCCGAGACGGTCATCCGCATGAGTGAAAAACTACCGACGTTCGACGCGCCGGAATTCCGCCGCAAAATCAGCCAGCTGGTGGCGATCCGTCGCGATCAGGGCCTGGAGCAAATCAAAGTCGGCCAGTCGCTCCTCGATGTCAGCACCAACGCTCGCGACAACGGCCTGTTCGTTCCCAGCGAGCTCACGCTCCTCGGAAAAACCCTGCTGCAGCTCGACGAGGTCGGCCGCATTCTCGATCCCGAATTCGATCCCAACGCCTCCATCCGCCGCAACGTCACCGACATGATGACGCGACGCATGAAGAAGGATCTCACACAGGGCAGCGCGTTCAGCTCGCTGCTTGAGTTGAAGGACTTCACCACGCAACTGCCCGGCCGCCTCAACCGCATCATGGACGCGGTCACCAACTCCGAGGTCGAAGTGAAAGTGAAGGCGGTCGACGCCAAGCTAATGCTCGACGGCATGCAGAAGATCGCCAACCGCATCACCACCGGTCTCATGCTGGCGTCGCTTATCATCGGCGCCGCGTTGATGATGCGCATCGAAACGCGTTTTCATCTCTTCGGTTATCCGGGCATCGCCATTGTCTGCTTTCTCCTGGCGGCGGCCGGCGCATTCTGGCTCTTGATCAATATTTTCCTTCACGATCAAAGTAACAAGGACACCAAGTAA
- a CDS encoding 50S ribosomal protein L25, translated as MSKQQLILNVTTRAQTGRSASRRVRKANQIPAILYGKHTKPESIAIDAPEFVRLLKSVAGRALLIELTRKDASDTVKSLSFLQEVQRDPITDKFLHIDFQEVKADETLEIRVPVQVVGESFGVKNQNGVLEVATHTLRVRCLPKDLPPVIEVDVTELKVGEAFKVGTLKPISGVEFLDLKGQPVVSVVEPVGEIASAAPAAAAAAAATAAKPGAAAAPAADAKAAAPAAGAKPAAAPAKK; from the coding sequence ATGAGCAAACAACAACTGATCCTTAACGTCACGACCCGCGCCCAAACCGGTCGTTCTGCCTCCCGCCGCGTGCGCAAGGCCAACCAGATCCCTGCGATCCTCTACGGAAAGCACACCAAGCCCGAGTCCATCGCCATCGATGCACCGGAGTTCGTGCGCCTCCTCAAGTCCGTCGCCGGTCGTGCGCTCCTCATCGAGCTCACCCGTAAAGATGCGTCTGACACGGTTAAATCCCTGTCCTTCCTCCAGGAAGTTCAGCGCGATCCGATCACCGACAAGTTCCTTCACATCGACTTTCAGGAAGTGAAAGCCGACGAAACGCTCGAAATCCGCGTGCCTGTTCAGGTCGTGGGCGAGTCGTTTGGCGTGAAGAACCAGAACGGCGTGTTGGAAGTCGCCACGCACACCCTGCGCGTGCGCTGCTTGCCGAAGGATCTGCCCCCCGTCATCGAGGTCGATGTGACCGAGCTGAAGGTCGGCGAGGCGTTCAAGGTCGGCACGCTCAAGCCCATCTCGGGTGTCGAGTTCCTTGACCTCAAGGGCCAGCCGGTTGTCTCCGTCGTCGAGCCCGTGGGCGAAATCGCCTCCGCCGCTCCCGCCGCTGCTGCTGCCGCTGCCGCTACCGCCGCCAAACCCGGCGCCGCCGCTGCTCCCGCCGCCGACGCCAAGGCCGCTGCTCCCGCTGCTGGCGCCAAGCCGGCCGCCGCTCCCGCCAAGAAGTAA
- the pth gene encoding aminoacyl-tRNA hydrolase encodes MSISLVAGLGNPGRDYDQTRHNVGFVVVEALARQLGLAWQKQRSFEAEVARWDPEPGRTVYFAKPLTFMNESGRALQAMTGFYKIPGTAVTAVYDDLTINLGLVKVSVSGSAGGHNGVASLLERLGNGFIRYRIGIGPKDPPQMDLKDFVLGKFTPSQQLLLENNLERYVTGLRLVLDHGADKAMNQLNRRDSQ; translated from the coding sequence ATGTCCATCTCGCTTGTTGCCGGTCTGGGCAACCCAGGTCGCGATTACGATCAAACCCGCCACAACGTGGGTTTCGTCGTCGTCGAGGCGCTCGCCCGTCAGCTCGGCCTTGCTTGGCAAAAGCAACGGTCGTTCGAGGCGGAGGTCGCCCGCTGGGACCCGGAGCCAGGCCGCACCGTCTACTTCGCGAAGCCGCTTACGTTCATGAACGAAAGTGGTCGCGCGCTGCAGGCGATGACGGGGTTCTACAAGATCCCCGGCACCGCGGTCACCGCTGTTTATGACGACCTCACGATCAACCTCGGTCTCGTGAAAGTCAGCGTAAGCGGCAGCGCCGGAGGTCACAACGGTGTGGCCAGCCTGCTCGAGCGACTCGGCAACGGATTTATTCGTTACCGTATCGGCATCGGTCCCAAAGACCCGCCGCAGATGGATCTCAAAGACTTCGTTCTCGGCAAATTTACTCCTTCTCAACAACTCCTCCTCGAAAATAATTTAGAACGCTACGTGACCGGACTCCGCCTCGTGCTAGACCACGGCGCCGACAAGGCCATGAACCAACTCAACCGTAGAGACTCACAATGA
- a CDS encoding 30S ribosomal protein S6 has translation MSTTTKRNYRATFILDNRGKEDTFDQIIEGVKKDIIAVDGEVGAVETLGRKEFARVTDRNLVGATYVQVSFAAPATGPAALKERLRLNSTVYRTFLQNA, from the coding sequence ATGAGCACCACCACCAAACGCAACTACCGCGCGACCTTCATCCTCGATAACCGCGGTAAGGAAGACACCTTCGACCAGATCATCGAAGGCGTGAAGAAAGACATCATCGCCGTTGACGGCGAAGTCGGCGCTGTCGAAACCCTCGGCCGCAAGGAATTCGCCCGCGTCACCGACCGCAACCTCGTCGGCGCGACCTACGTCCAGGTCTCGTTCGCCGCTCCCGCCACCGGCCCGGCCGCTCTCAAAGAGCGTCTCCGCCTCAACAGCACCGTTTACCGCACGTTCCTCCAGAACGCCTGA
- a CDS encoding single-stranded DNA-binding protein — protein MASLNKVMLIGNLTRDPELRVTPKGTAICQFGLAVNRQFKDESGATRDETTFVDIEAWGKQGETVAKYLTKGRPLFVEGRLKLDSWDDKTTGQKRSKMKVVLENFQFLGGREGGEGGGAPGAAPRAASTGGDEGIDQTIERHTPPARTASKPTPPPQDNIDEDVPF, from the coding sequence ATGGCCTCCCTCAACAAAGTAATGCTCATTGGCAACCTGACGCGTGATCCGGAACTCCGGGTTACGCCGAAGGGCACCGCCATCTGCCAGTTCGGACTCGCGGTTAACCGCCAGTTCAAGGACGAGTCTGGCGCCACCCGCGATGAGACGACCTTTGTCGATATCGAGGCCTGGGGTAAACAGGGCGAAACCGTCGCTAAGTATCTGACCAAGGGCCGTCCGCTCTTCGTCGAAGGCCGTCTAAAGCTCGACAGTTGGGACGACAAGACGACCGGTCAGAAACGCAGCAAGATGAAAGTTGTCCTCGAGAACTTCCAGTTCCTCGGCGGCCGCGAAGGCGGCGAAGGTGGCGGCGCTCCCGGCGCAGCCCCCCGCGCAGCTTCCACCGGTGGAGATGAAGGCATCGATCAAACGATCGAACGCCACACGCCTCCCGCGCGCACGGCCTCCAAGCCGACGCCGCCTCCGCAGGACAACATCGACGAAGACGTTCCGTTCTAA
- the rplI gene encoding 50S ribosomal protein L9 yields MAHHEVLLLKPVDGLGAEGDQVKVRAGYARNFLLPQKYAVALTQANRKRVDALKKRRTEREASELSGAQALADKISKVSLAFAVKTGEGGKMFGAITANDIHEKLVAGGVDIDKKKIHLHTPVKTLGKHEVKIKLHSDVSVEVSFDVVSENPIVEAAAEAPKASKEEYPEHAALEKQAARRAEKAKRSDRKK; encoded by the coding sequence ATGGCTCACCACGAAGTTTTGCTACTCAAGCCCGTTGACGGTCTGGGCGCCGAAGGCGACCAGGTCAAAGTCCGCGCCGGCTACGCCCGTAATTTCCTCCTCCCGCAGAAATATGCGGTCGCCCTCACGCAGGCCAATCGCAAGCGCGTTGACGCGCTGAAGAAGCGCCGCACCGAGCGCGAGGCCTCTGAGCTGTCCGGCGCCCAGGCGCTCGCTGACAAGATCTCCAAGGTCTCCCTCGCGTTCGCCGTCAAGACCGGTGAAGGCGGCAAGATGTTCGGCGCGATCACCGCGAACGACATCCACGAGAAGCTCGTCGCCGGCGGCGTCGACATCGACAAGAAGAAGATCCACCTGCACACGCCGGTGAAGACCCTCGGCAAACACGAAGTGAAGATCAAACTTCACTCCGACGTTTCCGTTGAAGTCTCCTTCGACGTCGTCTCCGAGAATCCGATCGTCGAGGCCGCCGCCGAGGCGCCCAAGGCCAGCAAGGAAGAATATCCCGAGCACGCCGCTCTCGAGAAGCAGGCCGCCCGCCGCGCCGAAAAGGCCAAGCGCAGCGACCGCAAGAAGTAA